GATTGTGAAATGGAAGATCAGGCTCAAAATAATGAGATCTTTGAGAAACTGGAGGTTCAGGATAATAAAATCATCGAACAAGATCAACGACCGTCTTCCAAGAAGATAAGAATGAAAACACGTTCcaagaaatgcaaaaatgaatTAGAAATTGATAAAAAGGATCAAGAAGAACAACAGCCCGTAAAAGTGAAGACAAAAACtcgtaaaaaatataaaacaaagaACAATCCAACCATGAAGATCCAATGTCAAGTTTGCGGAGAGTTTGTTAGCAGATATACCTTAAGTCGACACATGTTGGTCCATACTGATGATCGCCCAATGTTTGCTTGCGATCAGTGCCCGAAGAAATATCCATACAGGAAAAATCTGAGGGAACACATAGAAATTGTCCACGAAGGCAAGGTATGGTCTTGTGATAAATGCGGCAAATCTTTTAACCGAAAGGAGGGCTTGAATGAGCACAACATTGCAGTACATACTGATTTGAAGAAGTAAGTTTAattttttaactattctatATTATGTATAATGTGAATTGCACAATTTTAGATACGAATGCACTGTTTGCCACGAGAGGTTCGCCCGTTCGTCATATCTCAACTATCATTTTAAAATCAAGCACACAACCCTTCGACCGCACGCATGCAAATACTGTGAGATGACGTTCAAAAGAAGGTAAACCGAACATGATCATATCAGTTTGACtcgaaattttaatatttttgcttttCAGCAATGACTTGATACACCATGTTCGGACACATACGGGCGAGAAACCGTTCAAGTGCGATTTGTGTGACAAGAGGTTTTCGAAAAGCTACAACGTCGTCATTCACAAAAAGTCGCACAGAAATGCTGAATTGCGGAAGGCAGCTCAGCTGAAAACTGAAGTTCCGAGTTGAAGTTTAAATCTCGGTTTGCCGAGTACCATGGAATGATTGATCTATGAGTTATATCAGTTTCAGTTCGATTCATTTACTCgcttttggctgaaaatgttataaataaagtctcaattcatgtcaaacttcattgttgataaatttttATACAGATAATACTACAGTCTGTCAAAATATCCgaattaagcattaattgaacTGAAAAGTAACTGTTGCAAACAAATGATCGAGTAGTTTTAATTTAGATGCCTTTTATAGATTTTATTGGAACAATTCTCGTAACTGTGTAATATTGTTTTTACGAATTGTGAATTTTGAGAGTTCAATTTGGGAAACAGAGTCTTATTGTTGACAAAGCTCTGTTGAATATTGCTTTCGTTATTTTTTGGTCCGACATgtgcactaagtgaccagcccactgaagtctgtcaTATTTTATATGATACACGTCGTTTTCTTCACAATTTACATGGACGAGAAGAAAGGTGATCATGTTCAACCTTTGATAAGACAAAATTGGATCTCAAGCAGTCTCAAGCAAGGGGTTACTAAGCGGGCATTTTAAAATACTCGGAAAGAACTTTTGGGCAAGTTCTGCCACATCTTCTATTCTCACAAAAACTGGAACAAAAGTGTACGTGAAGCTATACGAGCCGTTCAGATTGCTTTGCAAAATGGTATTCTTGGGCTTAGAAAACACGATCGTTACGAATGTCCGAGCAATACtacatttgtttatttatttgctaTTGTGTCATAACATAAAGTTGATCCTTTTTGTTCGGGGAGAGCACGAAAACTCGCAGCTGTGATTggactgccgttatacgcataactgtcccatgtatatagggaatcccagcaaatatgggacaaatatgcgtatgacgacAGTGGATTTCGTAGATAAAATTTTGGCTTGTTtttaatttgtagcaaaatgtGTTAGGCATGAGACTACACTTTTTGTATGCGTGATGCGAGAATGTCGATCCCTGCTGTTTGTCTTCGAATTCGTCTTTCATACTAATTAATTCAGCTTCTGTTCCCGTCATAACTCAGATGGACCTGGAACCGCAGCTGTGTCGTTTATGTCTCACTTCTGTTGATCCCACTACAGTTATCGTTCTCAATCAAGCTGTAGGTTTGATAgaatcaattcttcaattaacGTCTATAGAAGTGAGTATATTTGAAACAGAGTCACAGATCTGAAATATAAACCAATATTTCGCTTATAGGTAATAATAGATCCACCGCGTAACGTGTTTTTGTGTGACCAATGCCAACATACGCTTGACCTGGCGATACAATTTCGTACAATGTGTCTGCAAAATGACCATGCTTTCCGAAAAATGTATGCTCAACAAGTGTTGCCTTTCGATAATACGATGGATGAACCTGATCACTGGGAAACGGAACTCGTCCAATGTAAAATAGAGGATGGAATTAGCGATACATTCGAACCAGAAATCAGTATTCAGGATGTTAAATCCCAAGAAGGTAATAGTCTAATGTTGTCCAAAGATGATACACCGAAGAAGCGGCGTAGGAAGCCCAAAAAAGAACGAAAAGTCCTGCATGCCGATCAACAACAGAACGAACAACAACCCACAAAAGATGCCGAGGAGAAAAAGCCTCGCAAAAAGTATAAAAGAGTGTACAAACGTCCACTTAATCGCGTATATGTGAGGGTTCAATGTCAAACATGTGGAGAGTTCTACGGTCGTGATCATTTGCGCCAGCATATGTTAACTCATTTGGAGGATCGCCCCATGCACACGTGTCACTTATGTCCGAAAAAGTATCCACACAAGAAAAATTTGAAAGAACACATAGAAATAGTTCATGAGGGCAAGGCACAAACTTGCGAACAGTGCGGAAAATCGTTCAATCGTAGAGGTCCTTTGCGAAAACATATAATTGCTGAACATACAGATTTGAAGAAGTATGTAATTTGTATTCATATCAATCGAAAATTGTTAAGACTAATATTGTTTCAGGTTTGACTGTAGTGTTTGTGGTCAAAAGTTCGCCCGTTCGGAGACCCGtaattatcattttaaaataCACCACACAAATCTGAGACCCTTCCAATGTGAATACTGTCAGATGACGTTCAAACGAAGGTAGGCATAAATTCGGTAGTACTTATCATAACTGAAACGACATTATTCGCATTGCAGAAATGATCTTACCCTTCACGTCCGAACGCACACCGGCGAGAAACCGTACAAGTGTGATTTGTGTGACAAGCGATTTGCCAAGAGCTACAACGTTGTGATTCACAAAAAGTCACATACAAATGCTGAGATGAGGCGGGCAGCTCAGTTGAAGGCAGAAGCTGCAGATCGAAGTGCGAACTTAGCTGGAGCGAGTGTTTTGTAATGAATAATGTCACGGGGTTATGACCGGTTTTGAATAAATACAAATCGGAATCAGGGTATTTCATATCCACATTTGTGATTTGCTTCGAATGTCACATCCGGTTTCACTTTTAACTCTTAACATCTAAATTTATTCACGactaattcaatatttttcgtttttcgtGTCTTTCGCCGTCATAAACACCTTTGTGAATCGCGTATGTACCTATATATGAAGGAAAAATCATTTACAGTACGAAATCTATATTTGTCACCCAGAACCACGGTGATATTGTTCAAGCATTATGATCCTACGTTGCTGATCTCGAATGTCGAATCGAGAGGACACATGGCGGGATCCACCTGACCCAATTTTTGTCACGCCATGTGTGCTTGCCTTTATGCAATACCCTTTTATGCCCACCCGATCACGAGTATTCAATTTCGACTGTTcaagattaaataaataaaacggtTCCAGCGTGGAGCCCGTAATGCCAGCCACTGATTCTATTGTGAAGTATCACGACACTATTGCGATCACTGATCGTGGcagcattttttttgtcatgCGGCCAACCCCTTTTTTTCACTAATCGAGTTTAATTGCCAGCGTTGGGCACTATCGCAGTATTTCGGATCGGGACAAAAAATCATTCGATTTGATTTGCACTGTCCTTCGCTTTATTGTGGGATAAACGGATgaaatcagggattgaatcctaaggagaaagagcaagtctctcacttatcatttctgtatatatatatatatatatgtatatatatctagaccaacatttgaaaagggcgtaacagccaaaatttattccttctgattcctcgtctacatatatagctttatatgtagacgaagaatcagaaggaataaattttggctgttacgcccttttcaaatgttggtctagatatatatatatatatatatatatatatatatatatatatatatatcgatATGTAGTAGAGTGgagcgcagttgtatggaaaaacgcaaacttcgtccgatcaagtaagatcaaggtttttctgaatcgttacTGGACCACAATCAACTGtccaaaatatgggctcgattggttgcaacttcgcatgccgcatcgcgttttaaatttacatggagattagtatgggaaaacgtacttttttacatttttgctcttagcggcttcaatttatcatcaatcacgtgactcaatacgtgagcatatagcctggaagatgccgaaagactttgccaaagaaggtacgtagctggaaggtctacaaaaaatgttattacgtttcgaaaattgattgttcaaaccatatgcaagaaatcaatgtttctgccagcactaccggacaacctatggttatcgaaaggcaaaacccatcttccttcttgtcggatttttttctttgtgaaataattccggatagctcccattagctctaaagccttataagatcaattattttgaaataacactcagttaaattattggtctacttagtacggcagtgctggcagaataaacaatgttttgcatatggtttgaacactcaatgttcgaagtgttataacttttttcgtggacgttccagcaacgtgccttcttcagcaaagtttttcggcatcctttgggttatactttaacgcaatgtgccacttggtttacgatgaactgaaacctctagtagtagaaatgcaacaatatacgttctcccatactaatttccatacaaacttcaaacgcgatgcggaaagcgaggaagcaactaatcgatcccaaattctgcacagttgttcaggacccaaaatggtttcgaaaaccattgatttgaaaaaatgactgtcatgccccactctaatatgtagcataccgcgagaaacttttttcgcaagctatcatgatagagaactgattcgggatgttataccccatgataaatttcttttagaaagctccaaatgtggggaacactggctctgatgatgcatttcaacttactACTTAACTTACAACttactacacagctgtgcagtaaccaacacgaaaggagcgaaaacaaatcgaaaatcaccatttttctgtgattctgttttttttacacttgtatacaagtttgataaatttgttatcatggcttgttatgatccGGAACAGTTCTTGCAGTTCAATTCGATGTAGAAACCCAGAAAAATCCACctgatgatgcttttctcgttTATTATAACATGTAAttagaaaaacacataagagaggacAACATTGCACTCCAGGGGGGTAGATTAATTTATATCTATCTATTCTATAAGTCCTATAagaagttccaaagaatttacCTAAGGAAGTTCCGTAGAATttatcgaaggaaattccgaaggatttcgcagagaaaattccggagattttattattccgaaGAAAGCGCgacgaaatttcaaagaatttttcaaagtAAGTTTCGAGGtaactccaaagaatttcctgaggtaATTCCTACATATTTCCCAAGAAAAAtcgaagatggaagaagaggaaataatgaggaaaaaaatctgataaatatccaaagaatttcacGACGAAATTTCAAGGAACCGGCGAATACTTCTACCTCCACTATGGATTTCCAACTCTGCACACTAGTCTGTGATAGATTCGCGGTCTTCAACGTTTCGTAATGCGGTGTAAGGCAGTTGCTGATCCCAAAAGCGGTTCCGTTATAGCGAGGAGCTCACAAATTCGGAATCGAACGACACTGGAGATTAGAGATGTACCAggctgtggggtttgagtaaattaTCATCGACGTGCAATTATTAATTTAAACCTCAGCAACACAGTGAGCAGCAAGTCATGACTaggcctcttcttgtcagatctccgtgATGTGCACACGCACCCGCGGAGGGCTACTGTTATTGCCTTTCGCTCCAGCCATTTGGGGTCACACATTTTGCCTTTTTGGATCCTGACTTCAAAAgttgagttgaattcaagtggttaatgtgcaaaactgtgtgaaaatttttggtgaacactccagttcgttcgaatcgcgccggggactaagactgGATGGACTTTCAtgtctgttgttcaacattgcgctagaagatgTCATGccgagagccgggtgtaacatccggggtacgattttaaacagatccagtcaatttatttgtttcgcggatgacatgaacattgtcggctgaacatttgcaaaggtggcagaactgtacacccgactgaaacgtgaagcatcaaaagttggactgatggtgaatgcatcaaagataaagtacatgcttgtgggcggaaccgagcgcgacagcgaccgcctgggaagcagtgttacgatagacggagataccttcgaggtggtcgaggaattcgtctaccatGGATCCTTACTatcggctgataacaatgttagtcgtgaaatacgaaggtgcatcatctgtggaagtcgagcctactacgggcttcagaagaaactgcggtcaaaaaagattcgccactgcaccaaatgtgtcatatacaagacgctgataagacttgtagtcctctacgggcatgaaacatggacaattctcgaggaggacttgcaagcactcggagtattcgagagacgagtgctttggaccatatttggcggtgtgtggcggcaaagaatgaaccacgagctcgctcagctctacggcgaacccagcatccagaaggtagctaaagccggaagggtacgatgggcagggcatgttgcaagaatgccggaacGGAATGCCGTACGAGACGGTGTGGagtgcagcgagcgaggtggaccGACCAGgaacaaaacgacttggcgagcgggAGGCGCATTCGAAGATGGAGTGATGCggcctcaaaccgtgtattgtggcatcaaattgttgattcagtgttaatTGTTTAGATATAAACtaaacaaatgaaataaaaggaattgtttataaaagtcataaagcgcgtctggaaaacCGTTGGAAAATTggttgtggtttagaaaatcacaaagcaagTCTGAAAAACCGCTGGAAATTTTGTTGTGGTTAGGAAAATCATAATGCGCGTCGGGGAGACTGCCGACAAAAGAGTTGACGATCTAGAAAATCCCAAGGTGAGTCTTGGAAGCATTGGTGGCTTTAGTGtgcatgagactaccagttaagctggttttaacgaaatctgagagatatgTATAACTATTGTGTGCTACAATTTACCTACATTTTGCCTACAAAGTTGATTGTATTACCAACAAGTCTTACATGTTCCTTGattttgcggatgacatcgacATCATTGGTGTAGATCGCAGGGCAGAACAGGCTTTCGTGCCTTTTCAAACGGGGGCTGAAGACTGATCATAAACTCTGGCTAAATGGTTTTGATCTCGAGGTGGAAATGGATGGGATGCGATTTGAGATTGTCGACGAATTCATATATCTCGAAACACTCGTTATATGTGATAATGACGTAAGCCGAGAGGTAAAAAGACGTGTTACGGCTGCGAGTAGGACTTTCTACGTTTTGCGTAGCCAACGTAGTGGTTCATtgttcatcttcgtctcgcgCAATAActtaagaaaaaataattgtttccTGATTCCTGAATAATTGTGTTTTTTAACACTTACACCAACCAGTACCGTTTCATAACAAGCGAAATAAACGATTAAAACGATATTTTGGTTCAGAACTACTAATTCAGAGTTTCCATTGCTTAAATGGCATAGTGCCGAAGTTATATCAAACTAGCATTTTAGGAAAGCGTGCAGAATTCGGCTAAAATCTTGCTATTAAATAGttatttcatttaaaatttaaaatacttCGGAGAGCGTGAAATGCTTTAAATTAAAGATAATATCATGTGtcggatttcattttttttcttcactaACAACTAAAACACCGTTTAGGAGAAGcaatatgttttattttttttccaattctttgttttttttttaacgctTTTCACACACACCCGTTCTCCATAACTATAGTCACAAAACTGAGCTACTTTCTTCTACCTCTATGATGCTGTGAATCGAATTTCTCGCTCGCTCAAATACCTTTATTTCTCTGGGCTCTCTCTCTTGGAGTAACACTCTAATAAATTCTCAAACATAATAATATAGACAAAATTATTAAACTTTTTCTTTTCGCGCATGTCACgctttttcattattatttccaTTTCAATCAACTAATAACTGGGAataatctaaatttctatattgttattccaatatttttgttttatattattGTACTGATCTCTACATCCTTTCCCTCTTCTACTCTCAATCACTAAACCACATAATATTATAACACATAATATCTAcattaaatttattatattattccaAGATATGGCTGGCAAAAGTTGAAGCTCTGGAAAGAAGAAATTAATTAATATTCAATTAATCACATTAATGATTTGAAACAATACTTACCAACGAAATTAAATTAGAACGATAATTTGAATATCAATAAGGCTTACCACGTCCCAGAACagcaatcctgcatcaaaatcagaaaaaatatcgaaaatctTCTCCATATCTCATAGTCTATATGTTCTAACTCTGtacgcatatcactcactgatgcaatcatgcaatcatggatagagcttccCGGATGAAAAATACAATAGAGTTgcaacaaaatatcataaaaatacaatacattttattgatgaGCAATAATATCATACCAATTAAAGTGTCATATTGTCGTTCCATTAGACGTACAAAAAAAGTCTATTGCCAGTAAAATATTAACAATAGAATTGCAATATAGGAATGGCAAAAATTTGatcgagaaaaaatcgattatttttattgtaaatatacataataactagaaatactagaataagagatcgacaaagacgccatcttgtttccaatcgaaccgtcaaaagcggttccatttcgatttgtttactttttgcatccataagaagcaagcaaaaactTCAAGTGCTGTTAGTATTATTTTCTCGATTTCATGCAGTTTCATACGCtaccatttcgacagtttttcactccgcctgTCTCTGGTTATAGTGTTGCtaataacaacccctattttctattgtaaaactgacATTAACAATAGGCGTAATTACTATTTATTACATCGTGCTGCTACAATAATTtatattgtaattctattgggaTCTTTTTACTAGGGTTACCAGGCCCtaaaacatcaatcctgcataaAAATCAGGAAAACAAtgaaaatcttctccacatctcatagtctataagttctaacactgtgcgcatatcactcactgatcttggtcaagCGATCATTGATAGATCTTACCAGGCCCTAAAGCATCAATCctgcattaaaatcagaaaaacattgaaaatcttctctacatctcatagtctataagttctaactcTCTATGTatatcactcactgatcttggtcatgcgatcatggatagagcttaccaggccctagaacatcaatcctgcatcaaaatcagaaaaacattgaaaatcttttccacatctcatagtctataagttctaacactttacgcatatcactcactgatcttggtcatgcgatcatggatagagcttaccaggccctagaacatcaatcctgcatcaaaatcagaaaacattgaaaatcttctccacatctcaaagtctataagttctaacactttacgcatatcactcactgatcttggtcatgcgatcATGTATAGAGCTTACAAGgccctagaacatcaatcctgcatcaaaatcagagaaaaacattgaaaaccttctccacatctcatagtctataagttctaactcTGTACGCATATCAATCCTGCTTcagaatcagaaaaatattgaaaatcttctccacatctcaaagtctataagttctaacactttacgcatatcactcactgatcttggtcatgcgatcatggatagagcttaccaggccctaaaACATCAATCCTGCTACAAAATCAGAAGAAcattgaaaatcttctccacatctcaaagtctataagttctaacactttacgcatatcactcactgatcttggtcatgcgatcatggatagagcttaccaggccctagaacatcaatcctgcatcaaaatcagaaaacccagattaatccacctagcggtgatggtgcctttctcgttcgttcaaaaggtttggaaaaatctcaaataacaccaatatgtgatgatatggaaatgctaatatcatcttccaaacttagacgtacatgttcatgatagaattagaggcgaaagtatagaattgatagttccgttaggatacggcaggcatgaagaatgtttttatagaagtcgatttgaaagcgagcggagggcaatatttgtgatggtacatatcacacgaccttccttctgccaagctcccgtatgaagggggagggccagtggagatatatcagcttccacactgatattcttccctcccccttcatacgggagcttggcagaaggaaggtcgtgtgatatgtgccatcacaaatattgccctccgctcttcatgcctgccgtatcctaacggaactagaaatactagaataagagatcggcaaagacgccatcttgtttccaatcaaaCCGTCAAAAGAGGTTCCaaatcgacttgtttacttttttcacCCATAAGAGTCAAGctaaaagttcaagtgatgccagtattatttccaCGATATCACaccttttcatacgttgccatttcgacagtttttcactccgccggtctctggttatatgGTTGctaaacggaactatcaattctatactttcgcctctaattctatcatgaacatgtacgtctaagtttggaagatgatattagcatttccatatcattgtaaatcgtttaacttcacgtagaagtaacacacacaaaatcattaatttagtggacaatatgtggattggtcttatttttcatatttgtttatagggttaaggcaggtattttcgtcttttcgtcatagtctcgaaaaccaataaaagagaaacttttttgacaaactcatccgtatcaaatcgtaagctcaggagatacgttctgctatattggagttctagcaaaaggACGTTCCTTTCGATGATTTTAGCCACCaagacgatggacggaaatacctgccgtgtccctatgcataaaaaaaattctcgacaagcgcaatttgttgcaaacaaatcggatgagcataagagcaaaaattggcattttattttgtagttttaaaattagtattttcgccataacttttgacccaattgttcgatccggccaagtttctatagggaacaatgagacaagattctgcgtcgaatgcaatctgttgcgagcgacctgagaagcacacatattgcacatcaatcacagtaacttatatataaccggattcagtcacaatatggttactgcaaccagatgtgttgaacttgtgttgcttggggaatagatgaagtctaagtgctaaaaaagtgagctagacttttttgaatagtaatttttttcgcaataaatagtaatttgaccataacatctaagcccatagcccgatctggccaattttcaataagaaaatatgagacattctgcgtcgaatgcaatttaatgcgagcaaatcggttgaggaaaagtgcctgaaaaatgagtgacatttttttagcgatttttccataaaaaaaaatggtataattttcgatcccatagtccaatatggccaattttcaataggaaacaacgggacagggttctacgtcaaatgcaacttgttgtgagcaaatcggttaaggatatgtgcccgaaaaatgagtgacatttttaacgcgatttttcgtatgaatttgtattttggccataactttcgatcccatagttcgatctggccaatttcaaataggaaattatgggacaggattctgcgtcgaatgcaacttgttgcgagcaaatcggttgaggataagtgcccgaaaaatgagtgacattttttacgcaatttttttgtataaatttgtattttggccataacttttgatcccataatctgatgtggccaatttcaaatagaaaacaatgggacaggattctgcgtcgaatgcaacttgttgcaagcaaatcggttgaggataaatgcccgaaaaatgagtgacattttttacgcgattttttttaatgaatttgtattttggccataacttttgatcccatagtccgatctggccaattccaaataggaaacaatgggacaggattctgcgtcgaatgcaacttgttgcaagcaaatcggttgaaatcggtgcccgaaaaatgagtgacattttttacgcgatttttttgtatgaatttgtattttggccataactctcgatcccatagtccgatctggccaatttcaaataggaaacaatgggacaggattctgcgtcgaatgcaacttgttgcgagcaaatcggttgaggataagtgcccgaaaaatgagtgacattttttgagtagttttgcgcacacacacacacacacatacacacacacatacacacacacacacacacacagacatcacctcaattcgtcgaactgagtcgattggtatataacactatgggtctccgggccttctataaaaagtttgtt
The nucleotide sequence above comes from Armigeres subalbatus isolate Guangzhou_Male chromosome 3, GZ_Asu_2, whole genome shotgun sequence. Encoded proteins:
- the LOC134227140 gene encoding zinc finger protein 493-like isoform X3; the encoded protein is MDLEPQLCRLCLTSVDPTTVIVLNQAVGLIESILQLTSIEVIIDPPRNVFLCDQCQHTLDLAIQFRTMCLQNDHAFRKMYAQQVLPFDNTMDEPDHWETELVQCKIEDGISDTFEPEISIQDVKSQEGNSLMLSKDDTPKKRRRKPKKERKVLHADQQQNEQQPTKDAEEKKPRKKYKRVYKRPLNRVYVRVQCQTCGEFYGRDHLRQHMLTHLEDRPMHTCHLCPKKYPHKKNLKEHIEIVHEGKAQTCEQCGKSFNRRGPLRKHIIAEHTDLKKFDCSVCGQKFARSETRNYHFKIHHTNLRPFQCEYCQMTFKRRNDLTLHVRTHTGEKPYKCDLCDKRFAKSYNVVIHKKSHTNAEMRRAAQLKAEAADRSANLAGASVL
- the LOC134227140 gene encoding zinc finger protein 184-like isoform X1, producing the protein MELPPKNIDQTRALQRRHRKLANVNSCNQTMGLEPELCRLCLVPVDAATVVILNQAVQLVESILQLTTIEVIIDSTRNVFMCDQCHNTLNMAQQFRKMCLQNDAAFKKMFSESMLKLDVEKEESDNFEAEFIDCEMEDQAQNNEIFEKLEVQDNKIIEQDQRPSSKKIRMKTRSKKCKNELEIDKKDQEEQQPVKVKTKTRKKYKTKNNPTMKIQCQVCGEFVSRYTLSRHMLVHTDDRPMFACDQCPKKYPYRKNLREHIEIVHEGKVWSCDKCGKSFNRKEGLNEHNIAVHTDLKKYECTVCHERFARSSYLNYHFKIKHTTLRPHACKYCEMTFKRSNDLIHHVRTHTGEKPFKCDLCDKRFSKSYNVVIHKKSHRNAELRKAAQLKTEVPS
- the LOC134227140 gene encoding zinc finger protein 184-like isoform X4, with the protein product MGLEPELCRLCLVPVDAATVVILNQAVQLVESILQLTTIEVIIDSTRNVFMCDQCHNTLNMAQQFRKMCLQNDAAFKKMFSESMLKLDVEKEESDNFEAEFIDCEMEDQAQNNEIFEKLEVQDNKIIEQDQRPSSKKIRMKTRSKKCKNELEIDKKDQEEQQPVKVKTKTRKKYKTKNNPTMKIQCQVCGEFVSRYTLSRHMLVHTDDRPMFACDQCPKKYPYRKNLREHIEIVHEGKVWSCDKCGKSFNRKEGLNEHNIAVHTDLKKYECTVCHERFARSSYLNYHFKIKHTTLRPHACKYCEMTFKRSNDLIHHVRTHTGEKPFKCDLCDKRFSKSYNVVIHKKSHRNAELRKAAQLKTEVPS